Sequence from the Clupea harengus chromosome 20, Ch_v2.0.2, whole genome shotgun sequence genome:
GATCTGTGGGAACAGGAGTGGGGGCTGTGGTGTGCAGACTGGGCGCTGTGGTGCATGTTGTCTCCCCTGAGGAAATATGACAGAATAGAAATGGGAATACATagtatacaaatacatatacatatcaaTTAGCAAAGGACAGAACACTTAAAACGTTCAGAAAATTCATATTGCAGCCAATATCTGACAGAAATGTTTACTGTTAAATGGAAATTTGATTATATTCTCTCCTACTTATGTTTTAGCTACAGCACCCAAACAGAGTTCAGGGGTCAGGTTCTCtcaggtgaaacacacacctgtagccTGGCTCTGCTCAGTCTCTGTTAGGGGCAGCCTCTCGTCCTCATCCAGTGGGATGGCCACCGGCTCGCTCAGCAACTCCTGCAGATTGGAGATTCACATTCGCGGTTGTCATGGAaaccagaggcagaggcaggacCAGAGCCTTCAGAGCCAAAGGGGCTACAGGGCACacctctgttttatttttaattactAAAATTTATTTAGAAACACTGAAATTAAACGGATTACAAAAATGCACATTTTAAAAGTTAAAAGTTATTTTAACATAAACAGAAATGTTGCGAAGCTCAGCGCTGTGATCATATATTCCAACGAGATTCAATTTAGTTTCTGGGAAGCCTTATATGCAGGCACTTAATATTCATTAAATCACATTCCCTCATGGCAAGCTCATTTGCATGCAACGCCTGTTGTGTTGTGAGTCTAGTCTCACATATAATATTATTCTCCTACCAGccgtcacacactctacattcTGCTCAAATGATACAGATTTATTACACAAACCAAAATACCAGGCAGAATATGCTAGAATTCAAGAGGTTCAAGTCATAAGTCACAGTTAAAAGATAGAGAGTTGTAAATACAGAGTTCTGTGGAGTTTTTCAGAGATCAGAGCTCCATGTCAGTACTACTGCAAGGGCCAGTTAAATAACagttgtttttggtgtgtgatGCTGCTGAAGTTATGTCTGACCGTGGGCAGAGACGAGGGTCTGCTGGGTGCCGTCTGCTCTAGACTCTCGGGCTGCTCAAGTGCATCTTGGGACTCTGGTGGTCCTCGCTCATCCACCTCCTGGCTTTCTGGCGCTTGGTCTTGGCTCGTCGTCACTGGCGGCGTATCCTCCGCTAACAGCGTTTCCTCAGaagttctctcctcctccgcagACTTTACAGGGCTCCCCCtggtgtgtgagtcagagggaGGCGCAgtgtctggagtgtgtggaggagaagcTTGTTTCGGAGCGTGTGGAGGAGACGCGTGTGGAGGAGAGGCTTGTTTCGGAGCGTGTGTcggggaggaggaaggggaggtcGAGGAGGCTGTGACTCTGAACTCTTGCGTTTCCGCGTCGTCGGAGACAGGGCAGGGAAGAAACTGCAGAGGAGAAGGGCTATCTTCTCTTCGGGCTTCTTCCTTTTGCTCCATCTTGTCCTCCGTCTCTCCGTTCAAACGCAGCATCCTgtccacctgcacacacatgttTAACAGACGGTTAGGCAGGGAGACGTAGGCAGAGAGAGGCCGATCAAGAGGCTGTACTAAATCACACTAGAGGCTGTAGCCATTACAAAGATACTTGTCAGTAAGCTGGTGAGACACCCGGTGACCACACATACTAATAAAATGTGTACCTCAAATAAACTGCCAACTTGCTTACCGTAAAACCAGTGTTTAATTAAGTAATTATAAATGAtaggaaggaaaaaagaaaaccaaaaaagTTAGGACAACTCCTCTGCTAGTTAACTGAATAACCTGCTATATGTCCGCCTGACAGTTGGccagttgagttgagttgagttgagttatGAGGCTGAGCTCAATGGCTCTCTGTTGGGCTCGGGGCCGTAACTCAAGCCGTAACTCAAGCCTGCTGAATGGAGACTCTCTGTGGGTCGGCCGAGCTCCGCGGAGCCCTCAGCCTGGGTGGCGCGAGTGCGTGTTCCGTGAGGACGGGGCTGTCGACGCGTCACTGTCCGGGTCAGAGCCGGAACAGAGTCGCTCTTTCACACGCCTCCCACTGCTCTGACACGGCCGCATTCCACCCGCCACCGGCGCCACAGAAACAGGGACGGCGGAAAAATAACGGCCATTTTGTGAAAAAAGAACATGACTGAagaagtcctcctcctcctcttcctcgtcctcttccttGTGAAATAGGGCCTTCAATGGCATTCCTTTCTGGAATATCATTTCCACATGGAATTAACTTAAAATCCTATggtaccgccccccccccccctcaagatTACTTGGTGTAGGAGCCAAATTAACCTTTATGTTGATTCTTatgttatctctctttattagtatgtgcaagtgtgtgtgtgtgtaagaatggatgagtgacactatggccgtaggtgtttttaccccatctagaggacacctgaactttacctgagaggctgaaggtggAGCCCAAGGAGGAAAGGCCTTAAAATCCAGCAGCCAGAGCATCTGGGCGTGGCTGAGGAAGGCAACAGTTTTTTGAACGTGTGCCAGGACGTTTGCAAAGGAACCATGTGCTTTACGAAAGACTCTTTAGtttaatatcttttattttatttccaacaacttgttatccaccattctACAATAAACGGTCAAAGGGACCAACTGGACTCACCTCTACTTCTCATCATTCCTACACGCGTCAGAACTAAATCCATCTCAGCCACCAGTGGTAGTAAATTAGAAATTGCTGCTACACttggttttgtatttattttttcatggtAATTCCACCCCCTCTCAGCCTCTGCTATGGAGGActactgagactgagactgactgAACAatgcttgtcttttttttacgaACACACTGACAAGGGCTCACAAGAATGTATTAATATGTATCATTTTCTGTGATTTCTATGATTTATTGTTTGCTCTGgtcaaaagtgtctgctaaataccaaaAACTTGTGTATGGTACAAAAACCCTCCATGTACAAACATGGTGGCAGGTGACTTAAAGGTGAGTGAGGTAAGGGGACTACGGATGAACCCTGTGACCTTACAGTCAAAGGCATGGGAAATGGAGCCACTGACGCAGCTACTGATCCTCATCTTCTCTGCTGTCCCCCTTCTACTCCTCTGGCTACCTTCCCTCCTACCTACTGTACCTACCTACTTACACTCAGCAACTtacacttttttcccccccacagAACACAACCCATCCAGAAGGGGGCGCTAGTGTGCCACTCAACAACCATTCCCGAAGCATAACCCAGAAGAACAGGATGAGCATGAGCATGTATGCGTGTTAAACAGAGCTGCGTAACGCTAACCTTCACTGGTTTGTCCCCCGCCGGGTCCCCGGTTCTGCGCTGGGGGGCGTAAGGTTTGGGCGCCAGGAGGGGCACGGCCTTCAGGGGGCGCTCCGGTGCCGCCGGGGTGAAACTTGTCACCATGGCCTCCACCGTGGAGGTGAACTTGGGCGCGGGCAGCGACTGCTGGCGGAGGTACTGCATGGGGTTActaccgccaccgccaccgccagcGCCACCGCCACTGCCGCCGCCGCTTCCACCACCAACTCCAACGCTGCCGTCGCCGTCATCCTGGTCCGAGGGCTCGAAGAGGTCACAGAAGTCGGCGAGCGAGGGCAGGTGCGCGGCGAACGGGGCGGAGGGGTCGGCGGAGATGCTGCGCTCCAGGAGCTTGGGCAGCTTGAGGCGCTCGAGCACCGACTCACTGATGCTGAAGCGCTGGGCGTAGCGCTGGAGCACCGTGTGCGCCTCCTCAGGGGTGCGAGCGCGCCGGTACGCATCGTGCAGCTCACGCTCACGACGCTccctgtgacagagagagagagagagagagagagagagagagagagaaaaagagggaaaggagagagagagaatgtatgagaAAACGTGTGAGACACAATaaagggggaacagagagagggagagaagggaatgAGAgtaagtgatggagagagagagagagagagagagagagagagagagagagagagagagagagagagagatggtgagccACATGAGGGGTGGTGGTTGGAGAGAAAGGCAGGAATAAGAAAATGGAGGAAatggaggaaagagggaaagagacagaaagaaaagacaaagaaaacaggtgagaaattgaaagagagaaagatggagaattGGCAATGAGGTGGAGGTATATTCAGTCAACATTTCATGATCTCATGCAGTACCTCAAGACAACACAAGGGGGTGCGTCAGCAACTGTATCCTGACTGTTCATTTTGCTTTGGATGATCCTGATATTTGCTTTAGTTGCTTTTTGAGTGTCATACTGTGTGACGTGCTTTTCTCAGAGGagtagatgtacacacacacacacacacacacacacacacacacacacacactcatatacaaatgcacacacacacaaacacacacacacacacacacacacacacacacacacacacacacacacacacacacacacacacacacacacacacatacactcatatacaaatgcacacacacacacacactcttctctcctttctctctctctcttcctttctatttctatctctcctctccacctctctctctctctctccctctctgactctctccctctctgactctccctttctctctgactctccctttctttctctctcacacacacacacacacacacacacacacacacacacagtgaaaaacaaacactcaaATGGAGAACAAAGTGAGTTGAAACAGGCAAACAGTAACATGAACCTAGATCAACATGAATCTTGAAGGAAATGACAACAAAAGAGGGCGACTATCTGCCCCTCAGAAGAAGTTCCAATACTGAAGATCAGATCCAGGCAGATACTCCACTGCGATAACATTAGAGAAAGTCAAAACTAAAAGTCCCATAAAAAACCCTAAGCAGAGATACCACTGTGCTCCATCacgatgtgtgagagtgtgtgtgtttgagggagtttATTCATCacgatgtgtgagagtgagagagtgtgagagtgagtgtgtttgagggagtttTTTTCCATCacgatgtgtgagagtgtgtgtgtttgagggagtttATTCATCacgatgtgtgagagtgagagagtgtgagagtgagtgtgtttgagggagtttTTTTCCATCacgatgtgtgagagtgtgtgtgtttgagggagtttATTCATCACgatgtgtgacagtgagagagtgtgagagatgtgtgtttgagggagtttAACACACGTACTTGTCCTGCACGATCTCCTTGTAGGTCTTGATGCTCTTCCTCCGCTGTGACGGGCCCTCTCCTCCGCTCAGGAGCCTCtccatcatcttcctctcctcctccttcttgatCAGGTCCTGGGACACGCTCCTCCTGCGGCTCTTCCACCGCGCCAGGTCCtggggcacacacaccaaacacacacacatgaaacacacacacaccaaacacacacacacataaaacacacaacaaaacacatgaACCACTCACATATACCCCAGTATACTCACATATACTCCAGTAACTACATACAAAGACTTACGtacatgaataaatacacacacacactcatgcaagcGATACACCAACACACGCGTATGTGAAACATacccataaacacacctgtacacatggAAACTCTTTAATACGAGAAGCCATTAGTCTGACTGGTGCCAGAGCAGCTTCTATATGCTTTAGCTAAACTGTGCTTGCTTTCATGGGGGACCAAAGTCATGAACATGCTTGACTTGTTaaggggcttgtttgtgaggcGTGTTcaggggcttgtttgtgaggcGTGTTCAGGGTCTTGTTTGCGAGGCGTGTTcaggggcttgtttgtgaggcGTGTTCAGGAGCTTGTTTCTGAGGAGTGTTCAGGGTCTTGTTTGTGAGGCGTGTTCAGGGTCATGTTTGTGAAGCACTCACGTCCTGCCAgtggtcttcctcctccttcagctggTTGTACTGGTTGTGCATGAGCTCGTGTCGCACCTGACTGTGGGGGTTCAGGAACACGTCGTCATCACAGCGCACGTCAATCATactcacactcctacacacgagggagacagggagagagagagaggagagaggagagaggagagaggggagagagagagagaaagagagagagagagagagagagagagagagagagagaggggaggagacagggagagatggagagagaggagagaggggagaggagaaagggagagatggagagagaggagaggagagatggaaatagaaaggtagagagagagaaaggagagaagaggaggagagaggagagaggaaggaagaaagggagagagccaaagagagagaagagagagacaaagagagagagaagagagagaagagagagacaaagagagagagaagagagagaaacagagacaggcacacagagagagagagaggaaccaaACCATGTAGGTgagaacaaaaacagcaaaTTGGAAGAATACAATAACTGTGAACAGTGGAAATTCACCTCACAAATGTATCTTGGATTTCAAAGAATGCCTAACTCTGTAGTCTAGGCCTGGTTACATAACCATGGCAACGGTGTCCGTAAAATAGCTCAAATTGCTTTATCTGTTAAAGGCTAATGAGAAATTTGTGACATTCtgcagtgtgtttatttttgctcTCCTCATCCAGGTCATGCAGCTTGTAAGAAAtgcacactcttacactcttaCGGGGCTCACACAAGGCTGTGGAGCTTCAGTTTAGTGTGTTAGCGGTTAGCGAGCATGCAGAGCTTCTGCCAGGAGAGTGGCTATTCTGTGGTAActcaaaaatgtaagaaaaataTTAATGAGCTCTACAGAGCGTGTCTCTTGGCAAACCGACCCTTCGGATACAATATTTCATTAAAGGTTTTCTTCAGACTTCAGTCTTTTCATCAATATGTTCTGAAGGCTGCATTAGAGAAGCTTATATTATGTAACATGACTGTGTTGAAACGCAACAAGGCCAAAGAAAACTCGCTGATACACTGCAAAGGGAGAAAAATTACTTGAGAAAACCAATGAATTCTGTCTTCACTTCTAAACGGAGGAGACGttataagacaaaaaaaacttcACCAGTAGAAAGAGTGAATCTTAGCAACCTCAGGGTAATTATATAAGAGATGTTAGCCAATACAAAGggatatgcacacatacatgaacacactcacccccggcccccaccccccaccaccacacacacacacacacacacagttcatagacATCACCAAGTGTGGTTAATACTGGTTGGTTCGGCAAAGCTCTCTGTCAGATGTGTGAGGTGGATACATGCAGAGCacagaggtagtgtgtgtgagcacagagagacacagacacagacacagacacagacacagacacagacacagacacagacacagacacagacacagacacagacacagacacagacacagacaaacacatgcggTTCGTGTGAAATAATGTGTGATTTCACAGAACACTGGATGGACTTACTCTGGGTCATCTGACACACTAGCACTGTGGCTGAATCTTCGAGGGCAAGACaaaaaagagcacacacacaaaacacaatggTTTACAGCCATATTCAATgaagcacacaacacaaacacaacagtatGTGTAAGACACTATGACATCTTGAATATGGACTGTAAATGTATCATTTGTGAAtacaggaaacaaacacactatgGCAAACATGCTATCTTGGTAGGCGAGCTCTGCTGTGTGACATATAGAAAGGTCTGGAGAATGACACAGCAACAAACTGCAGTACCAACTACCAGCCCATAGGAGGCACTGTAATCAAACTCCGACACATTAGAGATGAAGATCATAACACAGCAGTATTGGAATATTACAgtcatgcacaatcacacacacacatggaagggATCTGGTCAAATTAGTCTCCGAGAGTGTGCATCTTTTATTAACTCGGAGGGTAGCGGCCGACATCAAAGGCGGGCGGGGGCTTGTATAACGTAACCTCCTCAGCTGAACGGGTGGTTCAGTGGGAGTCCCCGCTGTCGCCGCGCCCACAGAGGGCCCTTAAAAGAAGCCCTCCGTGACGTTGGGAACCTGCGGTCGGCCCCAGAGCAGCCACAAGAAAAGGAGGGACATGgacagaaatgacaaaaaaaatgagtAAAAAGACGAAAATGATACAGAGgccatgtggagtgtgtgtgtgtgtgtgtgtgtgtgtctttctctcgtaaatgtaaatatggccTTTCGCTGCTGTAAAACGGTCATCTTCAAAGCCTATGGAAGGGGATATACGTAGAAGGCATCAGAGCATCCCGGTGTAAACATCCAAACCACCATGATGTCAGTAGTAGTAGCCTAAACTCAGCTCTCAGGGCAGAAAGTTGACGTCTAATAAAAAGTCTCTCATACTGTGCACTAAAATGCCAAAAGCCTTATGATTGCTTTATAAGGCATTATGGAGGCTTCATAGGGTCTCTtgtaatattttacacacaaCTTACTCACtaaaacatactgtatcacaGTTGGCAATTACAATTACAGTTGTCAAAACACAGGGCAACGTAGCTGTTGGAGACCACGACAACACTCCAATGATGGGACCCATGACATTATGGCCGTTTTGCTTTGAGGTCAAAGGTCGAGACAAGTAACAGCAGATGGCACTTTCAGTAGTTTGTGAAGTCAGACTAGAAAATGCATGGAGGTCACCCCGTGCACTCAGTTAAAAATTGATATCACTGCGACCATTCATCCTTAGCACACTCAGCATTTGGACATGCACAATTCAGACACACTTCCCAACCTGACTTGGCGACGACAGACACATCCATGCACAAAACAGCATCCAGAAACAAGCCGCTAAAAGCCATTAGAGCAGGTAATCTTGCACAAAACATCATGGTGCTTCTGTCGGGCACCTTGAAGCTCTGGCCAAGCCTTTATCAAAAAGACACGCGGTTTGCAGGCTTCATGCAGTTATTTCTGTTACATCCACATTAACATACACGTTCAGTTAATGACcacgaaggagagagagtaaggaatAAGTGGATCTTCTTGAAAACTAGTCTGCTCCATAGGTTTAATGCCTCAAACCAAATAACAAGGGTTCTCTTTGTCTATGCAGCCAAAACTGTTCCAGTTAAATAGGAATTGAAACTGTGACAAACTTTGTTGCATTAGCTTCTCCTAACTTTACAGTTTATTGAAGATTAACACCACTACAATCCAAATCATGGCCCTGCAGCAAATAGCCCACTATATTGCATACAGCGCAAGCCATTAAATATGACAAATAAACATGCAACTTCAAATCGTGTGTTTCAGAATTAAACTCAACAATTCAATCCAATTGAATAGCGTCGCTCAGAAAGCCTGTATTGCCCAATGGCTTTAAGTGATATGAATGGTGATAATGAACCCCAGTGTTGGCTGGGACTGATGAGAATCTTATGACCTTCTGAGTGGGAGGCCGGCgggcagaggtggtgtgtgtggatgtacgGCGAAGCGATCGGGTCTGCAGCTATGTTAGCGGTGTGGAGACGTCCGGAAGACTAGCGGACATGCCAGCCCTGAGAACAGCTGACTCTGATGTGGATTGTGTCCTAATCTGCCACAGGGCCTGTCAGGTCGGTGCCAGATTAGGATTAAACCCGTCCCAGGGTCAGGTGCTAACGAGGGAAAGTTCACACATGCACTGGGTCGTCACGGGGCAACGGCCGGAGTTTAGCTCACGTTGGCGACAGCTCGTCGTCCAACCAGGAGGGCCTCCTCCTTGGTTTGTCTGTCTCGGACTCCGCCTTCCCCGTCCAGCCCGGCTGATTGGCCGCCATCTCGGGCACGGGCAGGAAGTGAGTGGGGCTGGCCCCACCCTGTTTGGGGGAGGTCTGAGTCCTCCTTGGCCACATGTCATCCCTTCCTGCATCTGCCACACCCCCTCGCTTTCCAGGCCCCACCCCTTCCACCTTTGGGGGAGGAAACTTCCTGGGAGGATCCGGACTATCCCTAGGGGAGGGGCTGAGTGGGATGGTAACTACGATGGAAGTTGACATGGCGCTGGTCGTCAAGGAAGTGCGGTAGAATTCCTCAGAACATGAACGGGCTGGGCTTCTGCTGAGAGAAGCAGCTATTCATTGTTGGATtaaaatcagacagacagacactcactcacacacacacacacacacacacacacatacacacacacacacacacatacactctcacacacactcacacacacacacacactctcacacacacacacacactctcacacacacacacacacacacacacacacacacacacacacacactctcacacacactcacagacacacacacaaacacacacactcacactcacagacacacgctcacgctcacacgcacctgcacgcacacacacacacattttgacagacCCAACACTgatataaaaaacaacaataacaaagcaGTTATAAGTAGCGGTGTAAATGGACTGAAACCGGAACAGCATTCAGGGAATACAATTCCAAAGGGAACAAAGTTTCGCCTCCAAAACTCTGAATATTTTAGGAGCGATGCAAAAACATTTCCTGCTGATGTGAAGTCGATAAGCTAGCCTTTGTATCGGAACTGCTGTATCGGCACTAAAGCCATTGTCTGCGCATATCAGCATGAGGAAGACACGGCTGGACTGTGGAGATGGAGTCTGCTTTTAATCTGAAGCTcgtgggaaggtgtgtgtgcatgtgagctgGTGGCTTTTAAAGGGAGTTTGAGccaaattatatatatatgaattatGATATTATCACTCCTGGAGGGACTACAATTgtattcatacacacagcattcacacacatatgaataaaCGCACACAAgccaaaacacagaacacaggcacacactcccagacaaacacactcacacacactcccagacaaacacactcacacaaactcccagacaaacacactgacacacactcagggtcagTGGCGGAAAACCTCCccatttccttctttcctcaGGGTGTGTTACATGTCCTGCACTGAGAGATTGTGTCAGGaatgtaagagagtgtgtgtgagtgtgtgtgagattgtgtgcaAGTTTCTGAGTGTGCTTACATTATATGACACGCTTCACATGCCTTTGGTAAATAAGAGATTCagtatttgtacacacacacacacacacacacacacacacacacacacacacacacacacacacacacacacacacacacgcacacacacacaagctcttagACTCAGCTGTTTCCACATCCTCACGTTGCCCGGGTGACAGTCCTAATGTTAGATCTTGCCCAACATCTCTCTCCATACACCCACATCCTCTCTAGCGCCAGGGGTTAAAGGTCAGcccacagcaagagagagaagagcctcCTCCATCACTGATGCATCATGggacgaaacacacacacaccaaaacaccaacCACTGCCGCTGCTCAATCCTCTTCAAGGAACAAAAGCctgcttctttccctctctccacacacacacacacacacacacacagacagacacacataaattaCACCACGAGAATCGCAAAAACATCAGACGCTTGGCAAAGCACATGAAAAGCCCCAAACCGTCTGGCTCTCACTCCCCTATCACAGGGGATTCAGTTGAAGGCCAGGcctgaacgagagagagacgctcCAGCCAAGTACAACCGAGCCTGGAGGGCCACCAGACCTCCCCAGAACAACTCCTGGAGCCTAACAACCAAGAATAAGCTAAATTATCCACTTTTCAGTGTCTGGGGCTTCGCTTAGAAAAAGACTCTCATATATCAACAAAGGTGGAGGCCGAGAATTAGGAGTAatttttcttcccctctggagacaaagagaagagaacagttgAAGCAGTTCTGGGGTTAAAAGCACTAAAACACCATTTGTGGTGAAggagctgaatgaatgaatcatttGCTGTGCTCTTCAGTGTCTCCTAGGAAGTGACTTGACAAAAGCATGAGAATTTTCGAGTACATTAAATGAACTTCTGGGTGGACTAGACCACACAGGTCCTGCTGTAaagggtggagtggggggctgggggcgggggtcaggggtcaggggtcagggggggTCAGCACCTTAAGTCAGGAGCCGCTGTCTGGTTAAGGTGCTGcgtccgtgtgtctgtctgtgggggcGCAGTGGAGGACTGTGGGATATGGATGGGAGGCCTGTTTTCAGCATGGTCGCAGTCATGACCCTCCCTCCTAGTGACAGACAAAAtagtctccttctcttcctcctcctcctcctccatctcctcttcctcctccttctcctcttcatcttcatcgtcCCTCTGGGACTCCTCAGTCTCCTGTTGGGGGGGTTCAGGGCTGGTGACGGGGGCAGTGGGGAGGAGGTCTGGTGGGTTTATGACGTGGGGGCTCTCAGAGTCTGGGGTGTCACTCACACTACCTCCAACAATGACAATGGTGCCAGTGGAAACAATCACAGGGATGTTAAGGAAGGACCAGGGGATAAGAAGCACACAACCAGAAACACGACCGGGAACACGACCAGAAGACACCAGGTGAGACCACCATGTATGGGAAGACAAGGACAAACCAACAACAGGAGAGTCACATGGTAgagttacaaaaacaaaatgggagtagaaatgaaacaaatgagaCAAGGATAACAACCAGAGGGGTGGGAAGTTTAAGGGCAGACACACattaaagggagagaaaaagaggaaatacaatgtgaaagaaataaacaataacaacagtcTAAAATCATAGACTGACATTGGAGACATGACAAGTTAACAAATCATTTCAAAAGATTTAAATCACAAATCCCATGGGCAACTCCAAACCTGTCTGTGTTCATTACTGTGATGGGATGGGAACACAACTGGCTTTCACAAGTTCACATGAAACACCAGGCATAGTGAGGATCCAAGCCAaccaggacaaacacacagacacacacacacactctgaatcacacacagtcctcttgCACAAGAATTACCCTCCCACATAGGACTGCACGGGCCAGTGATCTCCACAGATGTACTCCACGCTCTCCGCAAAATAGCTATGGTCACTGGCTGCGGAAAGCATCTTCTTCAAATGATAAGTAACGTcttgatatactgtatgtgacaGAGTCAAACATAAAGTGGCTTGAactggagaaagaaaaaaaagaggcccACTGGATGACTTGTGCACACGGTGAGGTTGGGAGAGAAACCTCTGGAATGCCTCTATGAGCATACTCCCGTGTTTTTGTGGAAAATCCGGAGAGACAGGGATCTGCATGTTTTGGGTATCCTCCATGTCTGCCTTCATATTCTCAATTTC
This genomic interval carries:
- the limch1b gene encoding LIM and calponin homology domains-containing protein 1 isoform X10 → MSPMSVYDFRLLLLFISFTLYFLFFSPFNVCLPLNFPPLWLLSLSHLFHFYSHFVFVTLPCDSPVVGLSLSSHTWWSHLVSSGRVPGRVSGCVLLIPWSFLNIPVIVSTGTIVIVGGSVSDTPDSESPHVINPPDLLPTAPVTSPEPPQQETEESQRDDEDEEEKEEEEEMEEEEEEEKETILSVTRREGHDCDHAENRPPIHIPQSSTAPPQTDTRTQHLNQTAAPDLRFSHSASVSDDPESVSMIDVRCDDDVFLNPHSQVRHELMHNQYNQLKEEEDHWQDDLARWKSRRRSVSQDLIKKEEERKMMERLLSGGEGPSQRRKSIKTYKEIVQDKERRERELHDAYRRARTPEEAHTVLQRYAQRFSISESVLERLKLPKLLERSISADPSAPFAAHLPSLADFCDLFEPSDQDDGDGSVGVGGGSGGGSGGGAGGGGGGSNPMQYLRQQSLPAPKFTSTVEAMVTSFTPAAPERPLKAVPLLAPKPYAPQRRTGDPAGDKPVKVDRMLRLNGETEDKMEQKEEARREDSPSPLQFLPCPVSDDAETQEFRVTASSTSPSSSPTHAPKQASPPHASPPHAPKQASPPHTPDTAPPSDSHTRGSPVKSAEEERTSEETLLAEDTPPVTTSQDQAPESQEVDERGPPESQDALEQPESLEQTAPSRPSSLPTELLSEPVAIPLDEDERLPLTETEQSQATGETTCTTAPSLHTTAPTPVPTDPGSEDGHQSTTQISDPVDQLESSHLLAPLSRPPGVLPSAELYNTARAPLASPNPKLRWEFFAPQESPTKELSDVSVPPTVLSMVKRADQWSWDPDEERRRQERWQREQERMLQEKYRREQEKLKQEWERAQREVEEEERKYHEEEQKILEETVAPLTPHSPALPPSPSPLRGDTPPVTSTPQDTVVRSLADWERKQEILERQTRGSTEDWSQRESEPMDRSTEEKSSSHLQKAESADLLTLSGVSEASSRSQQNGQRAVRDQGQPRSPHAPPAQGEQPTLGL
- the limch1b gene encoding LIM and calponin homology domains-containing protein 1 isoform X2, whose translation is MASPSSDAGRHLHLHPHTEPAPEAAFREAQKWIEAVTGRCFGEKDFRAGLENGILLCELLSSIKPGLVRKINRLPTPIAGLDNLTLFLRGCEELGLKGTQLFDPGDLQDTATRANAKGSDCSKRLKNVLITIYWLGKAANSCASYSGPTLDLKEFEGLLSQMRKEAEDCDSPKRSIRDSGYIDCWDSERSDSLSPPRHGREDSFDSLDSFGSRSRQTPSPDVLVARGSSDGRGSDSESDFPHRRMPDVRKDDMLARRTSVSEPRPPLPFNQFLPNKSNQTAYMPPPLRRKRTERDEGGGRKSWSTATSPIGGDRPFRSPARSCSEEFYRTSLTTSAMSTSIVVTIPLSPSPRDSPDPPRKFPPPKVEGVGPGKRGGVADAGRDDMWPRRTQTSPKQGGASPTHFLPVPEMAANQPGWTGKAESETDKPRRRPSWLDDELSPTFSHSASVSDDPESVSMIDVRCDDDVFLNPHSQVRHELMHNQYNQLKEEEDHWQDDLARWKSRRRSVSQDLIKKEEERKMMERLLSGGEGPSQRRKSIKTYKEIVQDKERRERELHDAYRRARTPEEAHTVLQRYAQRFSISESVLERLKLPKLLERSISADPSAPFAAHLPSLADFCDLFEPSDQDDGDGSVGVGGGSGGGSGGGAGGGGGGSNPMQYLRQQSLPAPKFTSTVEAMVTSFTPAAPERPLKAVPLLAPKPYAPQRRTGDPAGDKPVKVDRMLRLNGETEDKMEQKEEARREDSPSPLQFLPCPVSDDAETQEFRVTASSTSPSSSPTHAPKQASPPHASPPHAPKQASPPHTPDTAPPSDSHTRGSPVKSAEEERTSEETLLAEDTPPVTTSQDQAPESQEVDERGPPESQDALEQPESLEQTAPSRPSSLPTELLSEPVAIPLDEDERLPLTETEQSQATGETTCTTAPSLHTTAPTPVPTDPGSEDGHQSTTQISDPVDQLESSHLLAPLSRPPGVLPSAELYNTARAPLASPNPKLRWEFFAPQESPTKELSDVSVPPTVLSMVKRADQWSWDPDEERRRQERWQREQERMLQEKYRREQEKLKQEWERAQREVEEEERKYHEEEQKILEETVAPLTPHSPALPPSPSPLRGDTPPVTSTPQDTVVRSLADWERKQEILERQTRGSTEDWSQRESEPMDRSTEEKSSSHLQKAESADLLTLSGVSEASSRSQQNGQRAVRDQGQPRSPHAPPAQGEQPTLGL